One Verrucomicrobiota bacterium genomic window carries:
- a CDS encoding DUF4339 domain-containing protein: protein MQFYVLRDGKYEGPLPKEKVEEMLNIGQLRSSDLAFREGLSNWMPVVAALAARSTPPAISTTDGESKRAPPLARVAEAPSANSTDLSTPTQIKTPHPSVQPQDFIHQRAPGSILGKAKAFGGAFKSADWLLIFPLAELHLHPERHSTQPAGTPC from the coding sequence ATGCAATTCTACGTTCTGCGTGATGGAAAATACGAAGGCCCGCTCCCCAAGGAAAAGGTTGAGGAGATGCTGAACATCGGGCAATTGAGAAGTTCCGACCTTGCATTCCGAGAAGGCCTTTCCAACTGGATGCCGGTTGTGGCGGCCCTCGCGGCACGCTCGACCCCCCCCGCAATTTCCACGACGGACGGTGAGAGTAAACGCGCCCCCCCACTTGCGCGTGTCGCTGAGGCTCCGTCTGCGAATTCGACTGATTTGAGCACGCCAACGCAGATCAAAACTCCTCATCCGTCCGTCCAGCCTCAGGATTTTATTCACCAGCGGGCACCGGGATCCATCTTGGGCAAAGCAAAAGCCTTTGGGGGAGCCTTCAAGAGCGCTGACTGGTTGCTGATCTTCCCCCTCGCCGAGCTTCACCTTCACCCAGAGCGGCATTCAACGCAGCCTGCCGGAACTCCATGCTAA